The genomic stretch GGAACAGCAATAAACAGCTTACTGTAAAGCCTCTGGCTACAATAAAACGGCTGTCAATAAAGCATGCCTGATATGGTAATGTTGTACTGAGAAAATAGATCCTTTGAAAGGGAATTACTTATACAGTAACCAATAGATCAGCCTCCACGTCTATAAATAAAGAATGAAAGGAAGCCAACTGTCATTTAAAGTAGTTTACAGAACTCTGGCAGGAgccaacagcagcagcaacaacaaaaaaattctCAATATTTGAGGCCACAATTGCGCCGGCAGAGTCGCTCGTAAGCTCTTCCATAAGGGTAAAATGTTAAGTGTGATGGGTGATGATATGGTAAAATAAATTCACAATTCACCAGCAATTCACAGGGCTGTGCGGTAAAATAAGTGGCTTTACTTTATCAGTATAAAAGCAATATAGTCAAAGCGGTAATCAAAAGCAACCAATCAGCAATCACCATTCTGTATTCTAACAGCCGTTAACCTATAAGAGGtgaaacctgattggctgctatggaTTTTTGCATGCTGCTCGTCTTTATTGCTTGTTGCACTACATTATTAAATGACTTGCATGGACAATAGCGATGTACAACAAGTACAGTTACGGTATATAGCATAGTCACAAGGCATGGTGAACTGTGAAACACAAACTGTTCTTTTTCCTTACACAGAATACTACCACTGCAAGCATTCACAATTCCTAAGGCCTAACGCCAGAAGTCCCATTACTTATTGGGCATATGAAATGAAGATGAGGAAGTTGGTGCAGTACACCCTATCCATTCTGGATCTGCTTTACAAACTCAAGGACTGGTCGCTCCAGTGCAACTGTCATTAAATAAAAGGTTTCTTTGGCTGTAGAGCCAGCCTGATCTATTCCTCCCCCCCATGTCTAATATACTGCAGGCTTGGCACCAAGCCAGAACAAGCCACATAGAACCTTACTGCCATCTACAGGCTGCTCCGCTACTCTAATTCAGAGGCAGCAAACAAGTCTCAATGAAATAAATTAGACAGCTCTGCATTTAAATCTTTATTAGTAGGGAATTATTGGTCTGAAAGCTAATGCTGGATTTTGTAAAATATGAGTTTCCCTGATCACTAATCCCTCTTTAGATGGCAAATTTCACAGCTAAAATGGGCTTTGACAGATTGCTTTTGCTTTACTTAGATGAAGAAATATTTACAATGGATTGAGTTCTTTCTGCATAATTTTTGCTCTAATTATTTGAATAAATCCATTGCCTCAAAGCAGAAGTTTGCTGTATAAGAAGACGTATAATATAACAAATGCTGGGTAGACAGTTCATACACCCTTCTATAGAAATTCTGTAAAAACTTTCAAGTATGACATAACTTAAACCTGGGGGCAATTCAAATCTATAATTCTTCAAAGTCACGGGACCGTCTTATCATACTAATTAAAGTAATGCCTGTGTACTGGGACTCACGCGTTAAACTCTAACCAATTTTTTTCCAAATTTTACTGGGCTAATTTTAGTAAGAAAGTGCTTATGTGGAAAGTGAAGTgaccaaccaatcagatttcacctttcATGAGCTTAGGTTACTCCTAAGACTGAAAGGTGGTTTACGGTGTTTGTCAGGGGTtactgcactttgcacattgacttTTGCGGCATATTGGTTTCTTTAAAGACGGATTCATACACAGGAAAGTATTTATAAATAGTATATATAGACTATTTATTTAAATTTTGATATTTGTAGGACAGAAGAACACATAAAATACATTGTGCAGCTAGGAAGCCTAGCAAAGGCACAGGACTGATAAGTACATATAGAACTTCAATTTAGCTACAAGCATGTTTTTTTAGCATACCTGTAATTTTTCTGATAAATACtgtacaaaagaaaataaaaaaaaaatcatttaaacattaaaatacattttccagATGTGAATTGCACCCAGTCATGCATTTTTACTCACAATTGGTATTTAATGCAAAATACATCATCTCATTTTCCAGCAAGAGTAAAAAAAAGTGAACCCCTTTTTTGTGTGACCTTATATAATACTTGTCCATCAAATTAAGAATAAAAAAGTTTTAAAGCAAGATCTTCTGAAGTCTGCACAGTGGAGCATATGTGACATATTCATGGTGACAATAGGAAGTCCTCTGGAacatttttgttttccttttcatTATTGGAGTATAGGGGTTACAGTGGGGCCGTGAGATTTAACATGCACATGTATAGTACAGTACAATCAGGAATGTAACAATGGTAAATGCATATATGCATAAAcacatgtatgcatatatattctgAACTTCTGAGTCCTCAAAAGTCTGTCAAGACTCagtggaaaaaaaatggaaaggggttgattttttttttccctctcggtAACATGAGCAAGTCAAAGATGACTGTATGAAGACATAGTGGCACTTTAATACTGGTTGATTGGGCACTTGTATGCAGTACTTATAGACCAGTAAAAGTGCTCGTTTACCTGTCTGGTGTGTAAAGGACCTTTTGTCTTGAAGCCTCCCTGGGAGCTGCACTCTGAGGCACTGAAGTGATCTGAACTAGTGGAAGAGCGTTTGGAGAGGGTGTCACAACCCCCAACAAAGGTGTTGTCCAAAGGAAGTTCCTGAATGACATGATGCTTTTTCACTGACACTGGAGTGTCTGCTTTAAGATGAAAAGCAGACTGCGGAGAGGCAGACTTGTAATGCTTAGCTAGGTCAGGGCTGTTAGGCTTGAAGGTTGTTGGGGGGGCAGTTCCCCAATCAAAGCGTCCGATCCCTTGTTCCTCCAGCTCGGCTGGAAGACTAATTGTCCCGTTGATAGGTTCATGTACAGTGTCATCAGGTTTAGATTCCTCGATGGTAACAAAGTTCAGCAGAGAACTTTTAGGAGACTTTCGtttcttccttttctttttcttattcTGTTTGCTCTCCTGGTTTGGTGACATCCATTCTGCCCCTTGTTTGCTCCTCTGGGCAGCTTTAAACCTTGATGCATGCCGACACCGGACAAGAACTGTCACAAAGATGACCACAATGACCACCATGGCACCTGCCACTATTGCAATCATAATTGTAAGGTAATCCTCATTTTGATAAGGCTGACTGTTGTCTCCAATGTTTCTGTCTAGAGGAGTCTCCATAGTCCTGCGTATCAAATCATGAATGTAGGAGGCATTCCCAGCTGTCTCATTTACATAAAGAAACACCAGAACCAGAGTGTGCAAAGGCTTGGGGTATCCCAGGTCACTGATATTTACCACTAGGCggtgtaggcctacatctgttgcTGATGGTTTCTCTTCtaaagtaatattgcctgttacTGGATCTATTCGAAACAATCCTTTGCTATTTCCACTGACAATTGTGTATTTCAGTTCAGCATTCATCCCCGTGTCAACATCCACAGCGAAAACTTCTGCAACTACGGAACCAGGAATGGCTGAAAGAGGCACCAGTTTAAATGATGTATTGGATGGAGGGGAGATAACTACAGGGCTATTATCATTAGCATCCATTATATTgattgttacttttgctgtggaggagcgtggacTCTGGCCTCCATCTACAGCTTTGACATCaaatgtgtatgaaccttgctgCTCCCTGTCAAAAGACACATTGGACTTAATCAAACCAGAATATGGATCTAGGACAAAGTTTTCATTATCATTAAGTATTGAAAGGGTTACAGCTTTGTTCTCTCCCGCATCTGAATCTGTTGCTGTTATGACTCCCACTGTGCTGTACTTTGGTAGGTTTTCAGACACAAAGAACTGAAAGTGGTTGTGTGTAAACTTGGGGCTATTGTCATTCTCATCCAGCACAGTCACAATCACAGCTGCTTGGCTCTGCAGTGGAGGAGTCCCATTGTCTCTGGCTGTGACAGTGAAAATGAAACgttcctgctcctctctgtcaaaaaCTCTAGAGGCTGTCAAAACTCCTGTCTTCCGGTCCAGATCAAAGAAAGATGCATTAGGGCCAAGCTGGTAAACAATGTCAGAATTCTTCCCACTGTCTTCATCTGTGGCACTGATAGTAGTTAAGTATAAACCTCTGCGGTTGTTTTCAGACACTGATAGCTCAATTACAGGCTGAGTAAAGATTGGAGGGTTGTCATTCTCATCCTCCAATTCCACTCTCACCAAGGCAGTCTGGTTCAAGCTAGGCTTTCCCGTGTCAGCTGCAACTATCTTAAAACTAAATTCTTTGGTGCCCTCATAGTCCAACAAAGAAGAAGTCTCTAGCAAATACTGGTTATCATAAACAGCTTTTAAATGAAAGGGGACTTCTCTTTCAATAAAACAGATGACCTTGCTGTTGACATCTGTGTCTTTATCGGACACTGTGATCAGGGCTATCTTTGTATTGATAGGGTCCTTCTCTGATAAATACACTGTTCCATTTATTGGACTTATAATATACCTGAGATCTATGTTAGGTGGGTTGTCATTCACATCAGTTACATTGATAGTCACTGTTGCCCTCGCAGGTGTGGAGCTGCCATCTGTAGCTAAGACAGTTAACTTGTGAATTGCAGAATCTTCTCTGTCCAAGGGTCTCTGAACTGTAATTAATCCAGTACTGTTGTGTAAAGCAAAAAGCCTTTTGGTAGCCGATGTCACTTGGGCACCATAGATGTATCTGATTTCAGCATTGGTACCTATGTCTGCATCTGTTGCATGCAACTGTACTACAGAGGTCCCTATGGGAGCATTCTCGGGGATGTGAACTTCTACCTGACTTTCTTTGAACACTGGTTTGTTGTCATTCACATCACTTACTGTGACTTGCAGGATAGCAGTGCTGGATTTCTGAGGGCTGCCACCATCCTCCACTTTGATTTTCATCACATAAGTGTCCTTTTGCTCTCTGTCCAACACCTGCTGCACAATCAGCTGTGGCCATTTCTCCCCCTCTGGTGTCTCGACAATGTCCAGTCCAAAGACACTCTGCCCATTTAAAAGCTCATAGTGTTGCACTCCATTGAAACCTGTGTCAGGGTCCACTGCTGATGGGATGGGAAAGCGACTGTTTATAAGTGTGTTTTCTGGTATAGAGATATTGATCACAGTTGAAGGGAACATGGGTGCATTATCATTGGTATCAGTGACAATTATCTTGATCTTAATAAGACGGAAAAAGTCATTGGGGAGGATGACTACTTCAAGCTCAAAGAAACATTCATTTTCCTCGGCATAAGAGGAACCGGCACACAGTTTTTCTCTATCTATCCTTGTGGAGGTGGTGAAGAGCTCTCCAGTGGTGCTGGACACCTTGACCAGAGGAGAGTCGCCAGCTTTAGAGACCAGTCTGTAGACGAGGCTGTTACTAGTTCCAGTTGCAGCATTGATGTGTGAGATATTCAACTCCTTTGGTATGTTTCCAATAGGTACATTTTCCGGCAGTTCCTCCCTTATGGTGTAAATAAGTTCCTGGGCGATGGCAGAATCCAGCCTTAAGCAGGCAATAAGAGCAGCCAACAGGTAAAAATCCCTTAGGTCCATGATAATGTGCTTCCTTTGTTTTCTTGGATTTTAGGATTTAAGGGTTGCCTCTGAGAAATGGTGCCGATTTGCAAGAGGAGGCGTGCATGGACTGCAAGATGCCTTACATCTCATTTCTAATTGGAGCCAACAGCTGTCAACACAATCACACAAAcaaacagatttgtttcattcagtATAATATAAGTCTGTACAGATATAAATACACAACACATTACAATATATCACTTGTAAAAAGTGCCTGCTTTCAGCCTAGGCAGTCATGTctgataaagaaaataaaaaaaaaaagaatcctatTCACTGATGCTAGCATGCCCGGCATTCTGCATACATAGTATGCAGTTGGCCACTTTTCTTCATTAAGCCAAATACGCTATTCCCACACATTTGTTTTTCTAATATTCTAATCAAGGCAGCGTGATGTAGAATTCACATAATGCACCTATCCGTATAACTGTTGCCAATAGAATCCTAAGTCCTTACCAGTATTCCTTGTAACTGCACTGTCAGCTGCCAAATACAATTTGTGCTTCATTGCCCCTACTATGGAGTCATTCCTCTTATCGGAGCCCATTCCTTGTGTCTTTGCTACTCTACTGCTATGATATGGAGAGCTGGAAAGGGCTGTAGAAGCTGCTGCCGCAACTGCTCAGTATACTTGCAATCCCTGATAGCTAGAAGACAAACCCAGGCTTTTCTAGCTCACGTTACCACTAACCTGGCAAGTCTTTACAATCCTTCTTCTTATGCTTTCCTTCAGACCCATACTGACTGCATGCTTGAGGCTGCTTCACTGATTTCCCACCGGTTTATCTAGCATTTCCCATACTAGGCTACTGGGCAAGGCATGCAACATTTGTATTCAATCTAGTCACAATTAATATGGCAGTAAAACACTGCATATTTACCCCTGCAAGAAAAATCCTCATCAAGCTTCCCCACTGTTCTACAGAACCCTACATGTCATCGCCCAATGCTATCACACACATTACAATCAGATCAAATAGTCAGAAaatacgatttgcaaattcattCTGTTAACTTTGTTAGAATGGCATGGGTTATTATGAtctgattgtactgtgtgtgtctgcccCCCACATTTATAGGCAACCCAATCACACTGTAACGCATGTGGGTGCCTTAACTAGTAATAAAGGTCTTACAACTTACAAGGCAGCTGCTGTTCCCAGTCCAGAGGCCAGTTAGCTGCAGCCAGGGATGAAGCAGTTGTAGGTAGCAGGACAGTTATGCCTCTTGTGATGCGGGAAAGACGCAGTCTGGTAGTAAAAGGTTAGCCCAGGGATGGGATTTTCATCTAATACTTGTTAAATACTGTTGGTAAGTGCAGCAGGTAAAAAGCACGGTGCTTGTTCGGACTGCCTAGCTGCTCCAGTAGCTGCAGATTACACAGGAGAAAACGCTGCTAGCAGACACTTGGCGTAAACTGGGCAGTTTCTGAGCTGTAATCTTATCTGCATTAGGCTGTGCAGAAGCTGATGCTTGTGATTAGTTCCAGCAGGGTGATAGAGGCAGGTACAGATGCAGGCAGAAGTGTGCTCTCACAACAAGATCTAGACTCTCAGGCtagaggaaaaaacaaaaacaccagaAAAATAAAACGCCACCAGGCTCAACTTCACACTTCCCAGGCGTCCCTTGAATGAACGGATGCTGTGCATCTAGGAATCCATCCAGCAGCGATTGGCAACAAGACAAACAGGACCAGTTTGTGCATCATCAACCCAAAGGCTCCCTCAAAATGTGTTGCTGCTCCTGGACGGTGATTTAGCAACTCCAGGCTAGCACTCAGTTGCATTGTAAATCAAATCCTTCTCTCCGCCGGGTCCACCAGTCACCATCCTCCTAAGTAGTAATAAAACGTGAAATGGGTACCACATCCAGCTGGACTGATCAAGCCGCTCTTATTTTCCATTGAACGCACGGTAATATCTCCAGCTGCCTCTAACGGtgttaaaagaagaaaaaaaaaaaaaaaagaagaaaaataaaaagaaagaaaggaaaaaaaaatcaagagtcTGAAACTTGGTGTGGCAGAAGTCAGAGTTGGAATAGCGCTTCTCAAGTGCTAGCTGCCAGAAATCCCCAACCAGATCGCTCGGAGATTGCAGGATGTTCCTTCTTCCCTCTTTATAGTATCCCTCTCACAGACGTGCGCTAGATAGCCCTCCCTTTCCCTCTGAACTGGATTTCTTGATAGAACTCTCAATAAACCCAAAGGGAGGGCGGATTTGCTGCCTAGAGCCGCCCAGAAGCCACTGGTTGGCTGTCTAGGAGTATGTGGATGGGAGACGGACAGAAAGGGAGAAACCGCGCATCCTGGTTATCCCTCTGGACGTGCgtgctccatcctcctcctccctgctggtcATAGGGTGGTGCAGAGACTTGTACCGGGCTCCCTGCCACCTAGCTGCTCAGTTACGTGCAGCACCAGCAGAGCTCTCACTGTACAAACCATCAGCAGCACCGTACATTCTGCTAACTCTACGGCTGCGCTGCTGCACCTTGTCACACACCGATCACTGTCAGTGCAATGCAATAAACCACCGCTGCTGTCCAATACAACATCACGCGATCCTGCACGCATGGAGCTGCTGCGAAGTTTCCGCAGGTCATGGATAATAATACCATGTCAGACTAGTCAAGATCTATTTCGAGCAAGTGATCATGCGATCGATATTCAGATCCAACATCAATCAATCGGATATAGAAAACAGCTAAATCTACATACCCactggaagatggattggggaatctGAAGTGATACTACAAAATAGCATCTTTTTAGGGCTCCCTGCACaccgcaaatccgttttgcgattccaatttgcaattccgatttttcccGAATGCAATCaacggaaaaaacgcagcatgcagtaacgattaaaaatcggaatcggatgtaaaaaccgattaaaaatcggaatcgcatgcagtgtgcagagagcctaAATTGTGTACCATGGAAACAAACGATGGGCACAAACATGCATTTGAACGATTGTGATACTTTGCGCGGCAGTCAGTGGGGATCTAAGCAATTGCTCATTCAGCGATCCATCACGATGGCCGCTCCGTTTAATATCGCGGGTAGTCACACTTCTTTTAACATCGTTTTACGATTTTTCGTTAAATTATGTTACCCGATATCATGAAAACAATTGTTCCTCATGAAAAGATGATCGCAGGAAAATTGCGATGTGGAAATGGACCTTAGCAGACACACATCTTTTTTCCACTTGAGTATGCACCAAAAGGACATACAGATGCAATGATGGCCACTGGCCAGTATTTTGTTCGATATTTTCCAGCATGACTGATCTGCTTCGGATTGCAAAAGAGATCGATTTTAAACGTGGGGATCGGTTGCTGGCATTTAGTAGTCTGTATATTTTTAACCCGATTCTATCATTTTCTCGACTGGAAATAGGATCTTTAGtgagaattgcatggtgtgtaccatgcaTCAGACATATATAACAGTGCACTGTGTACAGTATTTACTTGCATAACAATCATAGCCCAAGGTTCAAATTTGACATAGTTTGATACCGTAAGCCAACTCCATCCACGTATTTGCCCAATTCTGAGTCAGCATTTAAtagatatcttgttttttctataTGCAAAAGTATGGTATGGATCAGGAGCCCCCACCCCAGCCATTTCCCTCAATGCAGACTAACAGAGCTGCAGGCTCTGATCTTCTTAGCCATCTCTTTCTTTGCATTGTACTCCGAACCAAAGCAGCAGCCATCCCACAGAACCTGCTGTTAACCCCTTCAGCATATTTTGCTGTCATGAGACCAATATTTTAACACAGGActtcattcaattttttttttaatgtaatatatCTGGACATTCTGCCAGCAGATGGTGTGTATAGACCTGTGCCGGGGTACACTGgcaagaggaggaaggaggatgcACTTCTAAAGGGATACCAGTGATGCCCTTCCATCATTTGCCAGCCTGCATCCTCATTTAGTAGAATGCTGTTATAGAGCTTGGCTGTGCTGGGTACAGTGCAGTTATGTGTCCCGGACATCTATAATGCCTGCATGCAATGTATGAGAGCAGGGGGACTGTGAGAGAGGCATGCAGGGCCAGGCATACGGGAGACAGTTGTCACGTAGCAGCATGGTTCGGAGACTGCAGACAGGCGACAGGAGGACACAAGCTGCAGTCTCCGGACAAGCTGTGACACGCTCTATGCGGATCCCCTCCCTGCCTGTAGAGCTGATAGCTAGCACTGAGCCTGCTaatctccctctcccctccctgTCCGCCCCCACCAACAAGACCCCTGGGCCAGTAATCAATCCGCGAGGGGGAAAGGGTTGCGGAGGGCAATGAAATCCATTAAAAGGCCATCGTGCCCTGAGCAAAAAATGATTTTCTTTAGAATGTGCTCCCCATTCAGAATTGTGGCTTTTCTCTGCAGATCGCGCCAGCACGGGGATGCTGGAGGGGAGGTGGATGTATGGATGTCCCTGCGGAGTGACTCGGTGCTTGTGTGCAGGAGATGAGGTGGATATGTATCAGTGTGACTGCGTACAGGGGATGGGGTTGTATGCTTATAACCGTGCTGTCTATAGTGGATGGTGGGATATGTGTacaggagatgggggggggggggatatgtgtgtataatgggggggggTATAGGActgaatatatacatattctgcaTGTAGTGCACAATTGCaaatgcgtttgcgattttaaaagcttcattttctacttgctgcaaTTGTGCTGTGAACCATTGGGAGTGAAATGCAATCACATTAATAATTATGCAGCCCGACGATTGTGATTTGCAAGAAATCAAAATGCGCTAAAGGAAAAGTGTATcttgatttacatgtaaatcactgTGCACTAGTGATCGCCAAAATGCTGGTGATCCGCTTACTTAAGCAGATtgcggctagtggaaaagggccctaagttcaTATCTATCTAGCGCAGAAGGCTGTGCGATCCGAACGCAGCGCATACGATCGCACGCCACCTGCgctgctgcgctgctgatcccatccattgacagtgatgggatcagctctgcgcttccgggcaaaatgcaagcagcagtacgcaagcgattCCTagtgcatcgtactgctgcgcagtgcagtacatgtgaacggtagaagggctgtctatgcccttctgccgttcctgcgtttcagcatggctgatatggtgaaacccctaccacattgtgatgccatgaccatggtcctgacagtttcctgtctgtgaacctcattgcattgtaggaaataaggccattttcaactgccaagtaaccagtatctccctctatgtatactgtatgtatatctatgaAAAAAAGCATATTGAAATGTAGCCTACAGCCTATCTCAATGTTAGGGGATGTGGTTATAGATaaaggcagttggtgctgtctagtttttctcttgtctgccagtagtaaagatgatgacgtgaaGGCTGATTGTgggtcaaacaacatgaacaaattacatagcGAATACCAATTATTTCTTATTCtcgcttctattttttaacttctcactttgcaatgtattgatttttttcccctttttgctcaAGTTCctcttttagggctcattcacactaaaggtgtttttgcacttttttcaagcgcaggcgatttgcaaaatcaccctaaaatcaCCCTTCTGCAATGATTCCCCCCTGAGAGAGTTCAAAGCTGAGCTGTTTGCAATCCGCTCAGtaaagtggtgcctgtaccatttttgaggcgattttgcctgtaggaaaaaagcaaaatgctcacaaaatcgctttttg from Hyperolius riggenbachi isolate aHypRig1 chromosome 2, aHypRig1.pri, whole genome shotgun sequence encodes the following:
- the LOC137545980 gene encoding protocadherin-9 isoform X2 encodes the protein MDLRDFYLLAALIACLRLDSAIAQELIYTIREELPENVPIGNIPKELNISHINAATGTSNSLVYRLVSKAGDSPLVKVSSTTGELFTTSTRIDREKLCAGSSYAEENECFFELEVVILPNDFFRLIKIKIIVTDTNDNAPMFPSTVINISIPENTLINSRFPIPSAVDPDTGFNGVQHYELLNGQSVFGLDIVETPEGEKWPQLIVQQVLDREQKDTYVMKIKVEDGGSPQKSSTAILQVTVSDVNDNKPVFKESQVEVHIPENAPIGTSVVQLHATDADIGTNAEIRYIYGAQVTSATKRLFALHNSTGLITVQRPLDREDSAIHKLTVLATDGSSTPARATVTINVTDVNDNPPNIDLRYIISPINGTVYLSEKDPINTKIALITVSDKDTDVNSKVICFIEREVPFHLKAVYDNQYLLETSSLLDYEGTKEFSFKIVAADTGKPSLNQTALVRVELEDENDNPPIFTQPVIELSVSENNRRGLYLTTISATDEDSGKNSDIVYQLGPNASFFDLDRKTGVLTASRVFDREEQERFIFTVTARDNGTPPLQSQAAVIVTVLDENDNSPKFTHNHFQFFVSENLPKYSTVGVITATDSDAGENKAVTLSILNDNENFVLDPYSGLIKSNVSFDREQQGSYTFDVKAVDGGQSPRSSTAKVTINIMDANDNSPVVISPPSNTSFKLVPLSAIPGSVVAEVFAVDVDTGMNAELKYTIVSGNSKGLFRIDPVTGNITLEEKPSATDVGLHRLVVNISDLGYPKPLHTLVLVFLYVNETAGNASYIHDLIRRTMETPLDRNIGDNSQPYQNEDYLTIMIAIVAGAMVVIVVIFVTVLVRCRHASRFKAAQRSKQGAEWMSPNQESKQNKKKKRKKRKSPKSSLLNFVTIEESKPDDTVHEPINGTISLPAELEEQGIGRFDWGTAPPTTFKPNSPDLAKHYKSASPQSAFHLKADTPVSVKKHHVIQELPLDNTFVGGCDTLSKRSSTSSDHFSASECSSQGGFKTKGPLHTRQVNEHFYWSISTAYKCPINQY
- the LOC137545980 gene encoding protocadherin-9 isoform X1 yields the protein MDLRDFYLLAALIACLRLDSAIAQELIYTIREELPENVPIGNIPKELNISHINAATGTSNSLVYRLVSKAGDSPLVKVSSTTGELFTTSTRIDREKLCAGSSYAEENECFFELEVVILPNDFFRLIKIKIIVTDTNDNAPMFPSTVINISIPENTLINSRFPIPSAVDPDTGFNGVQHYELLNGQSVFGLDIVETPEGEKWPQLIVQQVLDREQKDTYVMKIKVEDGGSPQKSSTAILQVTVSDVNDNKPVFKESQVEVHIPENAPIGTSVVQLHATDADIGTNAEIRYIYGAQVTSATKRLFALHNSTGLITVQRPLDREDSAIHKLTVLATDGSSTPARATVTINVTDVNDNPPNIDLRYIISPINGTVYLSEKDPINTKIALITVSDKDTDVNSKVICFIEREVPFHLKAVYDNQYLLETSSLLDYEGTKEFSFKIVAADTGKPSLNQTALVRVELEDENDNPPIFTQPVIELSVSENNRRGLYLTTISATDEDSGKNSDIVYQLGPNASFFDLDRKTGVLTASRVFDREEQERFIFTVTARDNGTPPLQSQAAVIVTVLDENDNSPKFTHNHFQFFVSENLPKYSTVGVITATDSDAGENKAVTLSILNDNENFVLDPYSGLIKSNVSFDREQQGSYTFDVKAVDGGQSPRSSTAKVTINIMDANDNSPVVISPPSNTSFKLVPLSAIPGSVVAEVFAVDVDTGMNAELKYTIVSGNSKGLFRIDPVTGNITLEEKPSATDVGLHRLVVNISDLGYPKPLHTLVLVFLYVNETAGNASYIHDLIRRTMETPLDRNIGDNSQPYQNEDYLTIMIAIVAGAMVVIVVIFVTVLVRCRHASRFKAAQRSKQGAEWMSPNQESKQNKKKKRKKRKSPKSSLLNFVTIEESKPDDTVHEPINGTISLPAELEEQGIGRFDWGTAPPTTFKPNSPDLAKHYKSASPQSAFHLKADTPVSVKKHHVIQELPLDNTFVGGCDTLSKRSSTSSDHFSASECSSQGGFKTKGPLHTRQWSPPGSSSIEATVTQKATDGAVRH
- the LOC137545980 gene encoding protocadherin-9 isoform X4 codes for the protein MDLRDFYLLAALIACLRLDSAIAQELIYTIREELPENVPIGNIPKELNISHINAATGTSNSLVYRLVSKAGDSPLVKVSSTTGELFTTSTRIDREKLCAGSSYAEENECFFELEVVILPNDFFRLIKIKIIVTDTNDNAPMFPSTVINISIPENTLINSRFPIPSAVDPDTGFNGVQHYELLNGQSVFGLDIVETPEGEKWPQLIVQQVLDREQKDTYVMKIKVEDGGSPQKSSTAILQVTVSDVNDNKPVFKESQVEVHIPENAPIGTSVVQLHATDADIGTNAEIRYIYGAQVTSATKRLFALHNSTGLITVQRPLDREDSAIHKLTVLATDGSSTPARATVTINVTDVNDNPPNIDLRYIISPINGTVYLSEKDPINTKIALITVSDKDTDVNSKVICFIEREVPFHLKAVYDNQYLLETSSLLDYEGTKEFSFKIVAADTGKPSLNQTALVRVELEDENDNPPIFTQPVIELSVSENNRRGLYLTTISATDEDSGKNSDIVYQLGPNASFFDLDRKTGVLTASRVFDREEQERFIFTVTARDNGTPPLQSQAAVIVTVLDENDNSPKFTHNHFQFFVSENLPKYSTVGVITATDSDAGENKAVTLSILNDNENFVLDPYSGLIKSNVSFDREQQGSYTFDVKAVDGGQSPRSSTAKVTINIMDANDNSPVVISPPSNTSFKLVPLSAIPGSVVAEVFAVDVDTGMNAELKYTIVSGNSKGLFRIDPVTGNITLEEKPSATDVGLHRLVVNISDLGYPKPLHTLVLVFLYVNETAGNASYIHDLIRRTMETPLDRNIGDNSQPYQNEDYLTIMIAIVAGAMVVIVVIFVTVLVRCRHASRFKAAQRSKQGAEWMSPNQESKQNKKKKRKKRKSPKSSLLNFVTIEESKPDDTVHEPINGTISLPAELEEQGIGRFDWGTAPPTTFKPNSPDLAKHYKSASPQSAFHLKADTPVSVKKHHVIQELPLDNTFVGGCDTLSKRSSTSSDHFSASECSSQGGFKTKGPLHTRQVRFNECPDVLQHVQRC
- the LOC137545980 gene encoding protocadherin-9 isoform X3 encodes the protein MDLRDFYLLAALIACLRLDSAIAQELIYTIREELPENVPIGNIPKELNISHINAATGTSNSLVYRLVSKAGDSPLVKVSSTTGELFTTSTRIDREKLCAGSSYAEENECFFELEVVILPNDFFRLIKIKIIVTDTNDNAPMFPSTVINISIPENTLINSRFPIPSAVDPDTGFNGVQHYELLNGQSVFGLDIVETPEGEKWPQLIVQQVLDREQKDTYVMKIKVEDGGSPQKSSTAILQVTVSDVNDNKPVFKESQVEVHIPENAPIGTSVVQLHATDADIGTNAEIRYIYGAQVTSATKRLFALHNSTGLITVQRPLDREDSAIHKLTVLATDGSSTPARATVTINVTDVNDNPPNIDLRYIISPINGTVYLSEKDPINTKIALITVSDKDTDVNSKVICFIEREVPFHLKAVYDNQYLLETSSLLDYEGTKEFSFKIVAADTGKPSLNQTALVRVELEDENDNPPIFTQPVIELSVSENNRRGLYLTTISATDEDSGKNSDIVYQLGPNASFFDLDRKTGVLTASRVFDREEQERFIFTVTARDNGTPPLQSQAAVIVTVLDENDNSPKFTHNHFQFFVSENLPKYSTVGVITATDSDAGENKAVTLSILNDNENFVLDPYSGLIKSNVSFDREQQGSYTFDVKAVDGGQSPRSSTAKVTINIMDANDNSPVVISPPSNTSFKLVPLSAIPGSVVAEVFAVDVDTGMNAELKYTIVSGNSKGLFRIDPVTGNITLEEKPSATDVGLHRLVVNISDLGYPKPLHTLVLVFLYVNETAGNASYIHDLIRRTMETPLDRNIGDNSQPYQNEDYLTIMIAIVAGAMVVIVVIFVTVLVRCRHASRFKAAQRSKQGAEWMSPNQESKQNKKKKRKKRKSPKSSLLNFVTIEESKPDDTVHEPINGTISLPAELEEQGIGRFDWGTAPPTTFKPNSPDLAKHYKSASPQSAFHLKADTPVSVKKHHVIQELPLDNTFVGGCDTLSKRSSTSSDHFSASECSSQGGFKTKGPLHTRQVRFNECPDVLQHVSGWS